A stretch of Planococcus citri chromosome 5, ihPlaCitr1.1, whole genome shotgun sequence DNA encodes these proteins:
- the MnM gene encoding titin has translation MGASTSKFKPKTNKHHTYIAGKPSSPGKPTLKFDPENSDPDIVTIKWDPPLFDGGSKITGYLVEHRRTGSPHWVKASPIKVRHTQLTISGLEPGWRYQFRVTAENAVGYSDPSPLSEPLAVFVHRSAAIAPYFITELDDIIVLENEKVEFNVTFEGVPTPKISWYKDGLEIFSNRCQKISTEGNVSTFFIYEASIADESEIKCSATNRVGYAVTKAYLKVEAPPTIRLPRQYDEGLIFEESEIIRLKASVVGQPQPFINWYFNGERITMSNRYDIEYADKTAILKVRDAQRCDRGEYQIQAINELGEDVASIMVTIANKPQPPGKINVSNIFGRSVTLTWQKPEDDGGCKIGSYIIEYYKTGWNVWLKAATCRQLTTTLDDLIEGSQYKFRVKAENPYGVSEPSPETEEIFIPDPKRGLYEAPKTAHSTDCYISEFHEPFPPINQNAHHSADFIIDRDKLQPPVKPKRKYKGKKLQEQEQKYQDEPLPMQQDDISRSYYINSRAQFTPSPPLSSNLDDTSRTSSELMLVLVPSNEDLPNNTGSLDFKNFSKHFPSTSIAPPMSLSAPELGSEMSFFNPLQRNCVSSTELLHESTIARFYEDMQKEDNLKAFQEKLKIPPLTNKLLNQVQSKAKQELKPEIIQNLSRIEDISDTSDTDIVEPVHYSPIRPDRFSPQTRRDRSPSQTKHDQSPIHARRDQSPSQIQPNQSPSPIQSRASFSNDRQNIKQIPPITLPQISKPSVEFNPGRYSPTSGTFHYPDLFMESLSKSPKFKPTADSMYDVANELIYRKPIKVESHPFDQHRPSLPEIKLTDENNFDYDIADGENPYSSSSSVDEDPHPPSPVLSNTRFAHSRSRDRLSPSSDGRYPSTSSMNDYLHESGNDYEYPEEYWDQEDSETEDSEDNTDNYEDEDDDENETYHPDMVLSFERALEISNPTKYRSVSPTNDMFLESDSSKFGLHYFNKNYIDNEDSDGSYDTKSKTGSEKPPKSILKCHRFSEQEELANIPTIQPSLSKSNSTKKQVRIEEPYRIAPKKSTEEPDRDPSKVIINHYSDIVKQYGYVQKPPTKVYLTYDELKAAAQLTDDSEFADKNTPREDVGGKIEHHDNASEYVPTTSSEAQPNFNTEVEKVKNKVHFVFDFFIDIVMFAFACWLYCFKDERLAVPVIGLMIYRQVYDKIKDKLPSFNLWSKKKS, from the exons GTTACCTGGTCGAGCATCGACGCACCGGATCACCGCATTGGGTGAAAGCATCGCCAATTAAAGTACGCCATACACAATTGACTATTAGTGGTTTAGAACCTGGATGGAGGTACCAGTTCAGAGTTACTGCAGAAAATGCTGTCGGATACTCGGATCCTAGTCCATTATCAGAACCTTTGGCTGTGTTTGTACATCGGTCTGCAGCCATAGCGCCGTACTTTATCACTGAATTAGACGACATAATTgtccttgaaaatgaaaag GTAGAGTTCAACGTCACTTTTGAGGGAGTCCCAACTCCTAAAATATCTTGGTATAAAGATGGCCTGGAAATATTCAGCAACCGATGTCAAAAAATCAGCACCGAAGGTAACGTTAGCACGTTCTTTATTTACGAAGCCTCCATAGCTGATGAATCAGAAATAAAATGCAGCGCAACAAATCGAGTCGGATATGCGGTGACAAAAGCCTACTTAAAAGTAGAAG CGCCTCCGACTATTCGTCTACCACGCCAGTACGATGAAGGGTTAATTTTCGAAGAAAGTGAAATAATTCGATTAAAAGCATCGGTGGTCGGTCAACCCCAACCTTTCATAAATTGGTATTTCAATGGCGAACGAATAACGATGTCGAATCGATATGATATCGAGTACGCAGATAAAACCGCCATACTCAAAGTGCGAGATGCGCAGAGATGTGATCGAGGAGAATATCAAATTCAAGCCATTAACGAATTAGGGGAAGATGTAGCCTCTATAATGGTTACCATAGCAA aTAAACCGCAACCACCTGGTAAAATCAATGTCAGCAACATCTTTGGGCGATCGGTTACACTGACATGGCAGAAACCAGAAGATGACGGAGGTTGTAAAATTGGCTCTTATATAATAGAATATTATAAG ACTGGATGGAATGTTTGGCTCAAAGCAGCCACTTGTCGTCAACTCACAACGACGCTTGACGATTTGATTGAAGGATCTCAATATAAATTTAGAGTAAAAGCAGAAAATCCGTACGGAGTTAGCGAGCCTAGTCCAGAGACCGAAGAAATATTCATTCCTGACCCAAAACGAGG ACTTTACGAAGCACCAAAAACAGCTCACAGCACAGATTGTTATATATCTGAATTTCACGAACCGTTTCCCCCAATTAATCAAAACGCACACCACAGCGCTGATTTCATCATAGATCGAGATAAACTCCAACCACCTGTTAAACCGAAACGGAAATACAAAGGGAAGAAACTTCAAGAACAAGAACAGAAGTATCAAGATGAGCCATTACCTATGCAACAAGATGATATTTCGAGATCCTATTACATCAATTCTCGAGCTCAGTTTACACCATCTCCTCCACTTTCTTCAAATCTAGACGATACCTCTAGAACAAGTTCTGAACTGATGCTAGTTCTGGTGCCGAGCAATGAGGATTTACCAAACAATACAG gttCATTggacttcaaaaacttttccaaacATTTCCCTAGCACATCAATTGCACCACCCATGTCATTATCAGCACCAGAACTAGGCAGTGAGATGTCATTTTTCAATCCTTTGCAGAGGAACTGTGTCAGCTCAACGGAACTGTTGCATGAAAGCACCATAGCTCGTTTTTACGAAGATATGCAAAAAGAAGACAACTTGAAAGCTTTCcaagaaaagctcaaaattccTCCTTTAACCAATAAGCTCCTGAATCAGGTTCAATCAAAAGCTAAACAAGAACTAAAAccagaaataattcaaaatctgaGCAGAATTGAAGATATCAGCGATACTTCCGATACAGATATCGTGGAACCTGTGCATTATTCGCCCATCAGACCGGATCGATTTTCACCTCAAACAAGACGCGATCGATCTCCATCACAAACAAAACATGATCAGTCTCCAATACATGCAAGACGTGATCAATCTCCATCACAAATACAGCCTAACCAATCTCCATCTCCAATTCAATCCAGAGCCTCGTTTTCCAATGACAGACAAAACATCAAACAAATACCTCCTATTACATTACCTCAAATATCAAAACCTTCGGTAGAATTTAACCCGGGCAGATATTCGCCCACAAGTGGAACATTCCATTATCCGGATTTGTTCATGGAGAGTTTGAGCAAATCGCCGAAATTCAAACCGACAGCCGACAGCATGTACGACGTAGCCAACGAATTAATCTACAGGAAACCTATCAAAGTGGAGAGTCATCCATTCGATCAGCACAGGCCATCATTGCCAGAAATCAAACTCACCGACGAAAATAATTTCGATTACGATATTGCCGATGGCGAGAACCCTTATTCATCCAGTTCCTCCGTAGATGAAGATCCGCATCCTCCCAGTCCTGTACTAAGCAACACACGATTTGCTCATTCTCGAAGTAGAGATCGATTATCACCCTCTTCCGATGGTAGATATCCATCAACATCATCCATGAATGACTATCTACATGAATCTGGTAACGATTACGAATACCCAGAAGAATACTGGGATCAAGAAGACAGCGAAACTGAAGATAGTGAAGATAACACTGATAATTACGAAGACGAGGATGACGACGAGAATGAAACTTACCACCCTGATATGGTGCTTTCATTCGAAAGAGCTTTGGAGATATCCAATCCTACCAAATATCGAAGTGTGTCCCCTACAAACGATATGTTCTTAGAATCAGACAGTAGTAAATTCGGTCtacattattttaataaaaattacatcgatAACGAAGACTCAGATGGCAGCTACGATACAAAATCCAAAACTGGATCTGAAAAACCTCCAAAATCTATTCTCAAATGTCATCGATTCTCCGAACAGGAAGAACTCGCCAATATTCCCACCATACAACCATCCCTATCAAAATCTAATTCTACCAAAAAACAAGTCCGAATCGAAGAACCTTATAGAATCGCTCCAAAGAAATCAACTGAGGAGCCTGATCGTGACCCTTCCAAGGTAATCATCAATCATTACAGTGATATCGTTAAACAATACGGTTACGTGCAGAAACCTCCTACTAAAGTTTACCTCACCTATGACGAGCTCAAAGCTGCAGCTCAACTGACCGATGACTCCGAATTTGCGGATAAAAATACACCTCGAGAAGACGTAGGTGGTAAAATCGAACATCACGATAATGCATCTGAATACGTTCCAACAACAAGCTCGGAAGCTCAACCAAATTTCAACACAGAAGTAGAAAAGGTCAAGAATAAGGTCCactttgtttttgattttttcatagaCATCGTTATGTTTGCATTTGCTTGCTGGCTGTATTGTTTCAAAGATGAACGTTTGGCTGTTCCGGTTATCGGTCTAATGATATATCGTCAGGTGTATGACAAAATTAAAGATAAATTACCCTCGTTTAATTTATGGAGCAAAAAGAAATCATGA